The window CCGTTACTATTCTCATCCTAGCTTGGTATAGATGCACTCCACGAAGCTTTTCTGGGAACCGCCTAATGTTCAAATAGATTATTCCCTCATTGCCTAGTACTTCCTCGTACCTATCGACAAATCTTCTCATATCAGCTACTATTCTTTCCCTAGTGAAATCACTCAGGGAGTGAGCATCTCCTCCAAGTTGTAAATAGAACTTAGTCTTTTTCTCCACCATTCTTGAGATTGGAAGTAAGAGATCCTTTACAGTTAACACTCCCCTAACAACATTTTCCCTATCCACAATCACAAGGCCATCTATCTCATACTTTCTCATTAACTCAACTGCCTCTTTGACTGATGCTTCAGGGTCTATTGTAATCACTCCCTTAATCATGATGTCTCTGAGCAGCATTGAAAATGGGGGTATTTTCTCTCCTGCCACTTCTCCAAATTGGGCCTTGAACCTCGGCTTTATGAATCGAACTATTAAATCATGTAATGTTACGAGCCCTTCGAGCTTTCCTTCTTCAGTGACAATGGGTATTCTTGAAATTGCATAGTCCCTCATAGTTGCAAGAGCCTTTGCTACCGTGTCTTCAGGACCAAGGGTAACCACGTCCCTCGTCATAAATTCCTCGACTTTTCTTTTTCCAAACTCTTCTTTAACAATTCTTTCAAGAAGGGTTATATCACTTATTACACCAATAATTGAATTTTTATCCTTCCCAACGGGAAGTGAACGTAAGTCAATCTCAATCATGAGTTTGGCTGTAACACTTAAGTCTTCTTCAAGCTTTACAACTGGTGCAGTCTTATATACATCCTTAACTTTGGCTTTTATTGGGTCCCACTTCAAATGGGACCGAATTATCAAATCTTGAGTCAATACTCCTTTGTACATTTTTCCATCAAAAACAACAATTAAATCGGGGTCTTCTTTTTCAAAAATTCCAATGGCCTCAGAAAGAGAGGAGTTTATGTCGATTTTTGCAAATTTTTCTGTCATAACTTCCTGCACAGAAATCCCGACCATTCTTGACACCTCCTTCAATGTTATATTGGTTTTTATTCCATTTAAACCTTTCCAAGAGGGGGTTTATTTAAAAGAGAGAAATAAAATTTTCAGCCGACTATTAATCCCAATCTAGCTTAAATGGATAGTTTTTCCTAAAAACCAGATAAACTCCAAATAAGGCACCAAGTGTGTTTACTATAATATCCCTAACTTTATTTCCAATGCTCTCATGTATGAAAGAAATCTCACTTTCACTGAGCTTTTCAGCTACTTCCCACCCAATACTGAGCATGAATAGGATAACAAAAGAATATATGAGCAATTTTCTCTTATTAAGTCCTATATATCCGTTCCTCGTGAGATTCATTAAAATCTCAGTCACCAACAACCAAACTACTAATCCCCCAAAAAAGTGACTTATCATGTCAGCATTTCTCCATTCTTTGTGAAAAAGATCAATAGTGGTGAAGGGCACATTCACAAGAGAAACATGGATAGCTATGAATATTCCTAAAACTGCCATACTATTCACATTATAGATAGGACTTAATATCAGGGCAATTTTTGAGGGAGGATTCTTAAGATATTTTTCAACAAGGTTAGGAATATAAAGACCGATTAGCGCTACAGTAGTGCGATAAATATGGTCAATTCTCCAATAGACAAGGGCAGTTACCAACCCAAGAAAAACGATGAACCTACTTACGTTTAGGACTGTTTTTGGGTCTATATACACCACCTAAAAAAGTAGGAGTTTATCTAATTTAATGATTTTGGGTGACTTACCCTGCCCTAAAGAACAGAGTTTTGGGAGATAAAATTAAAAAAGAATCAATTGATGGCAGCTTGCACAGCCAAATCCGCCCTCACTATCCCATATCCATAGTAAGGATCCCAACCAAGCAATCCATGATCTTCTGCAGTTGTGTGGAGAATTTCTCTAACTGCTTCAACCGAAAGAACTGTTCCATACTTGTTATAGTGAGCTGCTTGAACAAGTGCGACTACTCCACTCACATGGGGTGTCGCCATTGAAGTTCCACTAAGTGTTGCGTAACTATCGTCTGGATATGTACTTAATATATCCACACCAGGAGCACTGACCTCTACTCCTCTATTACTCCACCAGGGCACCTGATCATTAATGTCAGTCGCACCAACAGCTATAACTTCAGGATATGCCGCTGGATAGCTTGGACTTGAGGCACCATCGTTACCACTTGCTGCAACTATAATCACTCCCCAACTGTATGCCCAATTTATTGCATCATGGAAGGATTCGACATCACTTGACCCCCCAAGACTCATGCTTATTACTTCAGCCGCATCATCATCTGGGTCTCCAACTATTATTCCATCTCCGTCACTATCAAGTATACCATCGGGCCCTAATAAGGCCTGTTCAATCCCAAGAATTATATCACTGTATGAACCACTCCCACTTGGACCAAGAACTCTGATAGCGTATATCTCTACACTTGGAGCGACACCAACAACACCTATCTCATTGTTTAAAGCTGCCACTGTGCCAGCTACATGTGTACCATGCCCATTCTGATCCCTGTAATCCTTGGGTTTTGTTGATACTTTTCCCCTAAGTACGCTAACTCCCCATGCTAAATTGGCAGCTAAATCTGGATGGTCATAGTCTATGCCTGTATCAAGTATTGCTACTTCGATCACTCCTCCACTTGAGCCATCACTTATACTCCACGCGTCTAGAGCTTTAACACGAGAAATACCCCATGGAATTTCCTGAGGAGGTTGGGGAGGCTTTGGTTTACCAACTCCTGGAGGTTTACCCTTTAATATATGAACTTCCGCATCATACTCTACCCTAATCACACCTTTAACATTCTTCAGTCTTTCCACTGCCCGAGAAGGAAGGTCGACCACAACAATTGGAAAAATTCTTCCTTTTGCAACAACATTTCCACCCAACGCAAATATAAAACTCTCATTGAATTCTCTGTCTACTGTTACTATCACACGAACCTTTTCAACGGGAGCTCCCCATACTACACCTACCGTAGCCCCAAACATTACAAAAACCAAAAATAGAACAAAAATCTTATAAAATTTCATGACTTTTCACCTCTTTTGTAGTGTTTTGCATTGCAATTATTTAACAGTTTGGGTAGTATAACTTGTATAATGTCTCGAACTTTTGGTTGCAAAGAAGAGGTTTAAAAAAGCCTTTTATATGGTAGCATCTTGTGATAATTTAGTGTTACGAAGTATCGAAAGGAGGTGAAATATGTGCACATACCAGATGGATTGCTAAGCTTTCCTGTGATAGTAATTACATATGCCATAACCATAGCCTGTGTGGGCTACTCATTGAGAAAACTGAAGGACTATCCCGAAGATAAAATTCCACTCTTAGGTTTATTCGCAGCTGGAGTATTTGCTGCACAAATGGTAAACTTTCCCATAATAGGTGGAGTAAGTGGACATTTACTTGGAGCAGTGCTAGTAGCAGTGCTCTTAGGACCTTATGCAGCAGTTGTTGTAATGACAGCTGTGTTGTTAATTCAAACTTTGCTTTTCGGAGATGGAGGGATAACTGCAATTGGAGCTAACATACTAAATATGGGAATATTAGGAGCATTTGTAGGTTATTGGGTTTATTCAAAACTTAAAAATACAAACAAAACCATTGCAATAGCCTTAGCCTCCTGGTTAGCAGTTGTTTTAGGAGCATTATTAACTTCAATTGAAATAGGAATAAGCCACAGCTTACCATTTGGAAAACTCTTAACTCTAATGATAGGATATCATGCAATAATCGGAATTGGAGAAGCACTTATCACACTCTCCGTGGTTCAAGCCTTAAAAGCCAAGCTTCCAGAAATAGGGGGTGTTCCAGCATGAGGCTCGTAATAAAAGGCCTAATAATCGTGTTAATACTCTTGGCAGTTGTCCTTCCACTTGCTTCTGATAATCCCGATGGTCTTGAAGCCACTATGGAAAAATTGGGCCTAGAAGAATCATCTATTTACAATGCTCCTTTAGACTATGGTGAGACTTGGGGGCAGGGACTAATAATGGGTACCTTTGGAATAATACTCGTGTTTGGAGCAGCCTATGGAATTGCAAAAGTAGTAAAAGGTGTTTAACTTGTATCTTATTTTTCTTTTTGTGTATGCTATGCTCATTGCTACAAGGCAAACCCTAACCGAGTTAGTGTATTTCCTTCCACTGTTGGGTATTCTTATATTGCTTCTCAAACCCAAAAGATATATCTTTAAGCATTTAGGATTCCTTCTAGGATTTGAAGGTTGCTTGTTCCTCTTGGCACTGTTTATTCCTGGAAAAGCATTTATCACAACTCCTCTAGGAAATATTACATATGAAGGCATGCATAGATTTATCTTTCTTGTAGGAAAAGCTTTCCTCTCAGCGTCTGCGGTTATTATAGTGTCAAACTCCCTTGGATTCTCATATCTCTTGGGAGAAATGGAAACACTTCGCTTTCCACGAATACTAGTGCTAACTCTTGCATTTACATATCGCTATTTGGAACTCTTTAAGGAAGAAGCCACTAGAATGAAGAGAGCACTTGATTCACGGACAATAGGAATTAAAAAGAAGGAATACTATA of the Thermococcus sp. EP1 genome contains:
- a CDS encoding CBS domain-containing protein, whose protein sequence is MVGISVQEVMTEKFAKIDINSSLSEAIGIFEKEDPDLIVVFDGKMYKGVLTQDLIIRSHLKWDPIKAKVKDVYKTAPVVKLEEDLSVTAKLMIEIDLRSLPVGKDKNSIIGVISDITLLERIVKEEFGKRKVEEFMTRDVVTLGPEDTVAKALATMRDYAISRIPIVTEEGKLEGLVTLHDLIVRFIKPRFKAQFGEVAGEKIPPFSMLLRDIMIKGVITIDPEASVKEAVELMRKYEIDGLVIVDRENVVRGVLTVKDLLLPISRMVEKKTKFYLQLGGDAHSLSDFTRERIVADMRRFVDRYEEVLGNEGIIYLNIRRFPEKLRGVHLYQARMRIVTDKGQYIATGETWGAIQAVHDALRAIERQILQKIELQRDVKHTRRFIEYLGF
- a CDS encoding S8 family peptidase, whose translation is MKFYKIFVLFLVFVMFGATVGVVWGAPVEKVRVIVTVDREFNESFIFALGGNVVAKGRIFPIVVVDLPSRAVERLKNVKGVIRVEYDAEVHILKGKPPGVGKPKPPQPPQEIPWGISRVKALDAWSISDGSSGGVIEVAILDTGIDYDHPDLAANLAWGVSVLRGKVSTKPKDYRDQNGHGTHVAGTVAALNNEIGVVGVAPSVEIYAIRVLGPSGSGSYSDIILGIEQALLGPDGILDSDGDGIIVGDPDDDAAEVISMSLGGSSDVESFHDAINWAYSWGVIIVAASGNDGASSPSYPAAYPEVIAVGATDINDQVPWWSNRGVEVSAPGVDILSTYPDDSYATLSGTSMATPHVSGVVALVQAAHYNKYGTVLSVEAVREILHTTAEDHGLLGWDPYYGYGIVRADLAVQAAIN
- a CDS encoding energy-coupling factor ABC transporter permease; this encodes MHIPDGLLSFPVIVITYAITIACVGYSLRKLKDYPEDKIPLLGLFAAGVFAAQMVNFPIIGGVSGHLLGAVLVAVLLGPYAAVVVMTAVLLIQTLLFGDGGITAIGANILNMGILGAFVGYWVYSKLKNTNKTIAIALASWLAVVLGALLTSIEIGISHSLPFGKLLTLMIGYHAIIGIGEALITLSVVQALKAKLPEIGGVPA
- a CDS encoding PDGLE domain-containing protein: MRLVIKGLIIVLILLAVVLPLASDNPDGLEATMEKLGLEESSIYNAPLDYGETWGQGLIMGTFGIILVFGAAYGIAKVVKGV
- a CDS encoding energy-coupling factor transporter transmembrane component T, whose translation is MFNLYLIFLFVYAMLIATRQTLTELVYFLPLLGILILLLKPKRYIFKHLGFLLGFEGCLFLLALFIPGKAFITTPLGNITYEGMHRFIFLVGKAFLSASAVIIVSNSLGFSYLLGEMETLRFPRILVLTLAFTYRYLELFKEEATRMKRALDSRTIGIKKKEYYKKLGALIGEIFVRAYIRSIKIYWAMLSRGFGEFPKAEKRIKPEALILSVIALGVVLL